The following are from one region of the Rosistilla carotiformis genome:
- a CDS encoding BON domain-containing protein, with protein MIDTLEPQSSMQARNRLHESPITELRDLEIVEDGECLCISGRVRSFYHKQLAQETVRQTAPGWTVVNRVAVD; from the coding sequence ATGATTGACACGCTCGAACCTCAATCCTCGATGCAAGCGAGGAATCGTCTGCACGAAAGCCCCATCACCGAGCTCCGCGATCTGGAAATCGTCGAAGATGGTGAATGCTTGTGCATCAGCGGCCGCGTTCGCTCGTTCTATCACAAGCAGCTCGCTCAAGAGACCGTTCGCCAAACCGCTCCCGGTTGGACTGTCGTCAATCGCGTCGCCGTCGACTAG